Proteins encoded by one window of Dietzia sp. B32:
- a CDS encoding inositol monophosphatase family protein, with amino-acid sequence MTPRPARPLDHDLTERLDELLAATGRIARRHFHGDLESLAASDKNGPAGQGGAGADGAGGGGPGGRYDPVTEADRAIEELLRAGISAMAPGDRVVGEESGVSGPADAARTWYLDPIDGTKAFLTGMAGWGTLVGVVEDGRAVAGWMDQPVLGETFAAVHGRATVRRRADGPEAVELRASGCTELSEAIMYTTHPSMFGDDGEVRSRYDELGRRVRLQRFGGDCYAYCMLAAGRVDLVVEADLNSYDIVALIPIIEAAGGVISGPDGGQPLEGGTVVAAATAELAEQAWAVLRP; translated from the coding sequence ATGACGCCACGGCCCGCCCGACCCCTGGATCACGACCTCACGGAGCGACTCGACGAGCTCCTCGCCGCCACCGGCCGCATCGCCCGTCGGCATTTCCACGGCGATCTCGAATCGCTCGCCGCCTCGGACAAGAACGGCCCGGCCGGTCAGGGTGGGGCCGGTGCCGACGGGGCCGGGGGCGGTGGCCCGGGCGGGCGCTACGACCCCGTGACCGAGGCGGACCGCGCGATCGAGGAGCTGCTGCGGGCGGGGATCTCGGCGATGGCGCCGGGCGACCGGGTGGTGGGGGAGGAGAGCGGCGTGTCCGGCCCCGCCGACGCCGCCCGCACCTGGTACCTGGACCCGATCGACGGGACCAAGGCGTTCCTCACCGGCATGGCCGGGTGGGGCACGCTCGTCGGCGTGGTGGAGGACGGCCGCGCCGTGGCCGGCTGGATGGACCAGCCGGTCCTGGGTGAGACCTTCGCGGCGGTGCACGGCCGCGCGACCGTGCGGCGCCGCGCCGACGGCCCGGAGGCCGTCGAACTGCGCGCATCGGGGTGCACCGAGCTGTCCGAAGCGATCATGTACACCACCCACCCATCGATGTTCGGTGACGACGGCGAGGTGCGCAGCCGCTACGACGAGCTCGGCCGCCGGGTCCGCCTGCAGCGCTTCGGCGGGGACTGCTACGCCTACTGCATGCTCGCCGCGGGGCGCGTCGATCTGGTCGTGGAGGCCGACCTGAACTCGTACGACATCGTGGCGCTGATCCCGATCATCGAGGCCGCGGGCGGCGTCATCAGCGGCCCGGACGGAGGCCAGCCCCTCGAGGGCGGCACCGTCGTGGCGGCCGCCACCGCGGAGCTGGCCGAGCAGGCGTGGGCGGTGCTGCGGCCCTAG
- a CDS encoding ABC transporter permease, translating to MTALMDFISTRRVQLATDSWQHVSATVQAVLIATLLSVALGVAVHRSRSGSAIATGLAATALTVPSFALLGLLIPVLGLGVLPTMTALVIYAVLPILRNTIVGLVAVPAATVDAARGVGMSRLGVLGRVEIPLAWPSILAGIRISTQMSMGILAIAAYAKGPGLGNLIFAALSRVGTPTALPMALTATVLIVVLALVLDALLVLLGRLTIKGNQ from the coding sequence ATGACCGCCCTGATGGACTTCATCTCCACCCGTCGGGTCCAGCTCGCGACCGACTCGTGGCAGCACGTCAGCGCCACCGTGCAGGCGGTGCTCATCGCGACGCTGCTCTCGGTCGCCCTCGGTGTGGCCGTTCACCGCAGCCGCTCCGGATCCGCGATCGCCACCGGCCTGGCCGCCACCGCCCTGACCGTTCCGTCGTTCGCCCTGCTCGGACTGCTCATCCCGGTTCTCGGCCTGGGCGTGCTGCCCACCATGACCGCGCTGGTGATCTACGCGGTGCTGCCGATCCTGCGCAACACCATCGTCGGTCTGGTCGCCGTGCCCGCGGCCACCGTCGACGCCGCCCGCGGGGTGGGGATGAGCCGGCTGGGGGTGCTCGGCCGGGTCGAGATCCCGCTGGCGTGGCCGTCGATCCTCGCCGGGATCCGCATCTCCACCCAGATGTCGATGGGCATCCTCGCGATCGCCGCCTACGCCAAGGGTCCGGGCCTGGGCAACCTCATCTTCGCAGCCTTGTCCCGGGTCGGTACGCCCACGGCGCTCCCGATGGCACTCACCGCGACCGTGCTCATCGTCGTCCTCGCGCTCGTCCTCGACGCACTCCTCGTCCTCCTCGGACGCCTCACCATCAAGGGGAACCAGTGA
- a CDS encoding ABC transporter ATP-binding protein gives MSTSEPVSGVPIVLDDVTKVYPGQERPAVDHVSLELPAGQTTVFVGPSGCGKTTTMRMINRLIEPSSGTITIDGEDNRTLDADTLRRSIGYAIQASGLFPHMTVAQNVATVPRLLRWKKSRITERVDQMLELVGLDPSDYRDRYPAQLSGGQQQRVGVARALAADPPVLLMDEPFGAVDPITRASLQDELVRLQEELRKTIVFVTHDFSEAVKLGDRIAVLGPGSSVLQFDTPEAILTNPADATVSGFIGDDAALKTLTLRRVGDVELQEATTARATESPTDFAARLRGTSDEWAVVLDDAGRPLRWVRGDRVSQLSDLGSGGMPVTGTVTVDSSLQEALDGLLSTASATTVVVDRDGVYRGTIGIDDLVAELRRINNRHNDGGSPDGGNSDSGNSEGGHSDPEAAP, from the coding sequence GTGAGCACCTCAGAACCCGTCTCCGGCGTACCGATCGTGCTCGACGACGTCACCAAGGTCTACCCCGGCCAGGAGCGCCCGGCGGTGGACCACGTCTCGCTCGAGTTGCCGGCCGGGCAGACCACCGTGTTCGTGGGACCGTCGGGCTGCGGAAAGACCACCACGATGCGGATGATCAACCGCCTCATCGAGCCCTCCTCCGGCACCATCACGATCGACGGCGAGGACAACCGGACACTCGACGCCGACACCCTCCGCCGCAGCATCGGCTACGCCATCCAGGCCTCCGGCCTGTTCCCGCACATGACGGTCGCACAGAACGTCGCCACGGTGCCTCGGCTGCTCAGATGGAAGAAGTCGCGCATCACCGAGCGCGTGGACCAGATGCTCGAGCTGGTCGGCCTGGACCCGTCGGACTACCGCGACCGCTACCCCGCGCAGCTCTCCGGAGGTCAGCAGCAACGCGTCGGGGTGGCACGGGCGCTGGCCGCGGACCCGCCGGTGCTGCTCATGGACGAACCGTTCGGAGCGGTGGACCCGATCACGCGCGCGTCACTCCAGGACGAACTGGTCCGGCTGCAGGAGGAACTGCGCAAGACCATCGTCTTCGTCACCCACGACTTCTCCGAGGCCGTGAAGCTCGGGGACCGGATCGCCGTGCTCGGCCCCGGTTCGTCGGTGCTGCAGTTCGACACCCCGGAGGCGATCCTGACCAACCCCGCCGATGCCACGGTGAGCGGGTTCATCGGCGACGACGCCGCGCTGAAGACACTGACCCTCCGGCGCGTGGGCGACGTGGAACTGCAGGAGGCGACGACGGCGAGGGCCACCGAGAGCCCGACCGACTTCGCCGCCCGGTTGCGCGGAACCAGCGACGAGTGGGCCGTGGTGCTCGACGACGCGGGCCGCCCGCTCCGATGGGTGCGGGGGGACCGGGTGTCCCAGCTGTCGGACCTGGGCTCGGGCGGGATGCCGGTGACCGGCACCGTGACGGTCGACTCCTCGCTGCAGGAGGCCCTCGACGGGCTGCTGTCCACGGCGAGTGCGACCACGGTGGTGGTGGACCGGGACGGGGTCTACCGCGGCACCATCGGGATCGACGACCTGGTCGCCGAGCTGCGGCGCATCAACAACCGGCACAACGACGGTGGTAGCCCGGACGGTGGCAACTCGGACAGTGGCAACTCGGAGGGTGGCCACTCGGACCCCGAGGCGGCGCCGTGA
- a CDS encoding ABC transporter permease — MAALQDSARLIVQPLLIVAAAVGVLWWAFSSELDETQRASLNAASLTQRTVEHVQITVTVVAIVVAVGVPLGILLTRRRTRFLAPVAVGFANIGQAAPAIGLIVLLFLATNRTGFWIGVLPVAFYSLLPVLRNTIVGIRNVDPAIIDAARGQGMSTGRVLRTVELPLAVPFILAGLRTTLVLAVGTATLSFLVDAGGLGIFIDTGYRLQDYTTLVVGSVLAVCLALFVDWLGGVGEILFNPKGLR; from the coding sequence GTGGCCGCCCTCCAGGACTCCGCGCGGTTGATCGTGCAGCCACTCCTCATCGTGGCCGCGGCCGTGGGCGTGCTGTGGTGGGCGTTCTCCAGCGAGCTGGACGAGACGCAGCGCGCCTCGCTCAACGCCGCCTCGCTCACCCAACGGACTGTCGAACACGTGCAGATCACCGTGACGGTCGTGGCGATCGTCGTGGCGGTCGGCGTGCCTCTGGGGATCCTGCTCACCCGCCGGCGGACGCGGTTCCTCGCGCCGGTGGCCGTGGGGTTCGCCAACATCGGTCAGGCGGCGCCGGCGATCGGGCTGATCGTGCTGCTGTTCCTGGCCACCAATCGGACGGGGTTCTGGATCGGCGTGCTCCCGGTGGCGTTCTACTCCCTCCTGCCGGTCCTGCGGAACACCATCGTCGGGATACGCAACGTCGACCCCGCGATCATCGATGCCGCACGAGGCCAGGGGATGTCGACCGGACGCGTCCTGCGCACCGTCGAGCTGCCGCTCGCGGTGCCGTTCATCCTCGCCGGCCTGCGCACCACCCTCGTGTTGGCGGTCGGTACGGCCACGCTGAGCTTCCTCGTGGACGCCGGCGGGCTGGGGATCTTCATCGACACCGGGTACCGACTGCAGGACTACACCACCCTCGTGGTGGGGTCGGTGCTCGCGGTGTGCCTGGCACTGTTCGTGGACTGGCTCGGCGGGGTCGGCGAGATCCTGTTCAATCCGAAGGGGTTGCGATGA
- a CDS encoding glycine betaine ABC transporter substrate-binding protein has protein sequence MTRSGLTSSRRLVAALLTAVMMATGCGLNNGGSVPLPVAPGPGGTVPALEGVRITVGGKDFTEGVIASYLVEFLLAAAGMDVSDMSSLAGSNSFRQALVTGQVDIGMEYTGTAWMSYLGNSEPIRDPRGQWEAVRDADLAEHDLRWMAPTTVDNTYSFAMNRATAEETGVRTFTEYAELVRTDPESATTCMETEFSVRRDGWPGLAEAYGFDAATVPTPIMQPGIIYQATSVGRECRFGEVYTTDGRVKGLDLVVLEDDKRFFPVYNLATVVRGDVLAAHPEIEEVLAPLVDILTNEVMVEMNMRVDVDGEDPALVARDFLRDRGLVSVD, from the coding sequence ATGACGCGCAGCGGGCTGACATCGTCCAGGCGCCTGGTCGCCGCCCTGCTCACGGCCGTGATGATGGCGACCGGGTGCGGGTTGAACAACGGCGGCTCCGTCCCGCTGCCCGTCGCGCCCGGCCCCGGCGGCACCGTCCCCGCGCTGGAGGGGGTGCGCATCACCGTCGGCGGAAAGGACTTCACCGAGGGCGTCATCGCCAGCTACCTCGTGGAGTTCCTGCTGGCCGCGGCCGGGATGGACGTGTCGGACATGTCGTCGCTGGCCGGGTCCAACAGTTTCCGCCAGGCGTTGGTGACCGGGCAGGTCGACATCGGCATGGAGTACACCGGCACCGCGTGGATGAGCTACCTGGGCAACTCCGAGCCCATCCGCGACCCGCGGGGGCAGTGGGAGGCCGTGCGTGACGCCGACCTCGCCGAACACGACCTGCGCTGGATGGCCCCCACCACCGTCGACAACACCTACTCGTTCGCGATGAACCGGGCCACCGCCGAGGAGACGGGGGTGCGTACGTTCACCGAGTACGCCGAGTTGGTCCGCACCGATCCCGAATCGGCCACGACCTGCATGGAGACGGAGTTCTCGGTCCGACGCGACGGCTGGCCCGGGCTGGCGGAGGCCTACGGGTTCGACGCGGCCACCGTGCCCACGCCGATCATGCAGCCGGGGATCATCTACCAGGCCACCTCGGTCGGTCGCGAGTGCCGGTTCGGCGAGGTCTACACCACGGACGGACGGGTCAAGGGCCTGGACCTGGTGGTGCTCGAGGACGACAAGCGCTTCTTCCCCGTCTACAACCTCGCGACGGTCGTCCGCGGCGACGTGCTCGCGGCTCACCCGGAGATCGAGGAGGTCCTCGCGCCGCTGGTGGACATCCTCACCAATGAGGTGATGGTGGAGATGAACATGCGTGTGGACGTCGACGGCGAGGACCCCGCGCTGGTCGCGAGGGATTTCCTCCGGGACCGGGGGCTGGTCTCGGTGGACTGA
- a CDS encoding alpha/beta fold hydrolase, whose amino-acid sequence MPRRSIVSLPRTAARLPRMIPDLAHLPPGRIVTLADGVTTKVHDTGEEHLAPAILLHGMAATGMLNWYQTFERLRGEYRLITFDQRWHGKGFHGDFRFDTLAEDVLRVADHLDLDAPVVGGYSMGGIVAQLAARRDPSRLGGLVLAATGTGAQRNALEKVALGGFTRSQPLLNAVPEGVGDVVEEQVDDEALRPHAWALRELSSVSLATHRTVIAQVAGFNSTAWLHELTLPVAVVKTTRDLAFPQWIQDEMADLLPHSAVFPIHAGHAVCATHPGTFARRMRTAIGWVVSNVR is encoded by the coding sequence GTGCCCAGGAGGTCGATCGTCTCGCTGCCGCGGACGGCCGCGAGACTGCCGCGGATGATCCCCGACCTGGCGCACCTGCCGCCCGGGCGGATCGTCACTCTCGCCGATGGCGTCACCACGAAGGTCCACGACACCGGCGAGGAGCACCTCGCACCGGCGATCCTGCTGCACGGGATGGCTGCCACCGGGATGTTGAACTGGTACCAGACGTTCGAGCGACTGCGCGGCGAGTACCGGCTCATCACGTTCGACCAACGTTGGCACGGCAAGGGTTTCCACGGGGACTTCCGGTTCGACACCCTCGCCGAGGACGTGCTGCGGGTCGCCGACCACCTGGACCTCGACGCCCCGGTCGTCGGCGGGTACTCGATGGGCGGGATCGTCGCGCAGCTCGCGGCCCGGCGCGACCCTTCCCGGCTCGGCGGCCTCGTGTTGGCCGCCACCGGGACGGGCGCTCAGCGCAACGCCCTCGAGAAGGTCGCACTCGGCGGGTTCACCCGCTCCCAACCGCTGCTCAACGCGGTGCCCGAGGGGGTCGGCGACGTGGTCGAAGAGCAGGTCGACGACGAGGCACTCCGGCCCCACGCGTGGGCGCTGCGCGAGTTGTCGTCGGTCTCGCTCGCCACGCACCGCACCGTGATCGCCCAGGTGGCCGGGTTCAACTCGACGGCCTGGCTGCACGAACTCACCCTGCCCGTCGCGGTGGTCAAGACCACCCGTGACCTCGCGTTCCCGCAGTGGATCCAGGACGAGATGGCCGACCTCCTGCCGCACAGCGCCGTGTTTCCGATCCACGCCGGACACGCCGTCTGCGCCACCCACCCCGGCACGTTCGCACGCCGGATGCGCACCGCGATCGGTTGGGTCGTGTCGAACGTGCGCTAG
- a CDS encoding MmcQ/YjbR family DNA-binding protein, with protein sequence MGHPIMFDAEDPLLADLRRVCLALPDAAEKISHGRPNWYTTKVFAVYGGSVKGDHADPLLARALLFLPDRAERAALEQDRRFHVPAYYGPAGWLALPLDGGGQEVDWDEVAELVESSYRQTAGVRRVARLDELRGRPRD encoded by the coding sequence CTCGCAGACCTGCGGCGGGTCTGTCTCGCGCTGCCCGACGCCGCGGAGAAGATCTCGCACGGTCGGCCCAACTGGTACACGACCAAGGTGTTCGCGGTCTACGGCGGTTCGGTCAAAGGCGACCACGCGGATCCGCTGTTGGCCCGGGCGCTGCTGTTCCTCCCCGACCGGGCGGAGCGGGCGGCACTGGAGCAGGACCGGCGTTTCCATGTCCCGGCGTACTACGGACCGGCCGGGTGGCTGGCGCTCCCCCTGGACGGTGGCGGGCAGGAGGTCGACTGGGACGAGGTGGCCGAACTGGTGGAGTCCTCGTACCGCCAGACTGCCGGGGTGCGACGCGTGGCCAGACTGGACGAGCTGCGGGGACGACCGCGCGATTAG